A region of Rhea pennata isolate bPtePen1 chromosome 38, bPtePen1.pri, whole genome shotgun sequence DNA encodes the following proteins:
- the EML3 gene encoding echinoderm microtubule-associated protein-like 3 isoform X1 encodes MQPEPEPERGPRGDGVTAPEPLAALERRLQAQEQELTLVKAALADALRRLGLCERHLPPPLPPAGAPEPRAGPDPDTDPDPDPDPAMGHAPPPPPLGSGPSAGPPISVATQTEPPEVPGGGGSQGGPAEPVPPGSPPCPPPASPEPPAEAGSTGASAAPSPALRGPRKELLRRNSSTDKADRTKARQRLGKKAASAANLLLPTGSSESRLREPGTGPGAAGTRRGAYNLEGTSVRMFLRGRPITMYIPSGVCNYEELRTELPAQRLQLDWVYGYRGRDSRSNLYVLASGELVYFIACAVVLFHVAARRQRHYLRHTDCVRCLSVHPDRVRVATGQAAGVDKDGKPLQPMVHIWDSATLLTLQQIGLGSFERGVGALAFSTADQGAFLCVVDDSNEHMMSVWDCARGTKLIEVKSTNESVLTVEFNPQDSGSIVTGGKSHVYFWTWSGAALTKKQGVFGKYKKPKFIQCFIFDGAGDVLTGDSEGNILTWSRAGGPGAKETYRIGQQTRAHEGSVFALRLRADGSVLSGGGKDRRLRLWSPALALLCEAELPERFGAVRTIAEGDGDELLVGTTRNALLRGSLATGFAPIVQGHTDELWGLATHPSQSLFLTCGHDRQLCVWDSREHVLAWSLPLEDAGLCADFHPGGHVVAVGLQTGRWLVLDAETQRVLAAGSDGNEQLSVVRYSPDGEFLALGSHDNFIYIYGVGERGRKYSRFGRCAGHSSFITHLDWSKDGHFIMSNSGDYEILYWDVAGGCKLLRNRYESRDREWATYTCVLGFHVFGVWPDGSDGTDINSLCRSHDERVVAVADDFCKVHLFQYPCARPKAPSHVYGGHGSHVTNVRFSHDDAHLVSLGGKDTSVFQWRVLGGPRRCSLSSPAAGSTGNGTEAPR; translated from the exons aTGCAGCCGGAGCCCGAGCccgagcgcggcccccgcg GTGACGGCGTCACGGCCCCTGAGCCCCTGGCGGCCCTGGAGCGGCGGCTGCAGGCGCAGGAGCAGGAGCTGACGCTGGTGAAGGCGGCGCTGGCGGACGCCCTGCGGAGACTCGGCCTCTGCGAGCGgcacctgccgccgccgctgccccccg CCGGCGCCCCGGAGCCCCGCGCGGGCCCAGACCCGGACACGGACCCAGACCCAGACCCAGACCCCGCCATGGGGCACGCGCCGCCCCCACCACCCCTCGGCAGTGGGCCCAG CGCGGGGCCCCCCATCAGCGTGGCGACGCAGACGGAGCCGCCGGAGgtgccggggggcggcgggagccaggggggccccgcggagccggTACCGCCTGGgtcccccccctgcccccccccagcctccccAGAGCCCCCGGCCGAGGCAGGAAGCACTGGTGCCTCTGCAGCCCCCAGTCCGGCCCTGCGGGGACCCCGCAAGGAGCT GCTGCGCAGGAACAGCTCCACCGACAAAGCCGACAGGACCAAGGCCCGGCAGCGCCTCGGCAAGAAAGCGGCTTCAGCCGCCAACCTGCTGCTGCCGACGGGCAGCTCCGAGAG CCGCCTGCGGGAGCCCGGCACCggcccgggagccgcggggACCCGCCGTGGTGCCTACAACCTGG AGGGCACCTCCGTGCGCATGTTCCTGCGCGGGCGGCCCATCACCATGTACATCCCCTCCGGCGTCTGCAACTACGAGGAGCTGCGCACCGAGCTGCCTGCCCAGCGCCTGCAGCTCGACTGGGT CTACGGCTACCGGGGCCGCGACAGCCGCTCCAACCTCTACGTGCTGGCGTCGGGCGAGCTGGTCTACTTCATCGCCTGCGCCGTGGTGCTCTTCCACGTGGCGGCCCGGCGCCAGCGCCACTACCTGCGCCACACCGACTGCGTCCGCTG CCTCTCCGTGCATCCTGACAGGGTCCGCGTGGCCACCGGGCAGGCGGCCGGCGTCGACAAGGATGGCAAG CCGCTGCAGCCCATGGTGCACATCTGGGACTCGGCCACGCTGCTGACGCTGCAGCAGATCGGCCTGGGCAGCTTCGAGCGAGGGGTGGGCGCCCTGGCCTTCTCCACCGCC GACCAGGGCGCCTTCCTCTGCGTGGTCGACGACTCCAACGAGCACATGATGTCGGTGTGGGACTGCGCCCGCGGCACAAAGCTGATCGAGGTCAAG AGCACGAACGAGTCGGTGCTGACGGTGGAGTTCAACCCCCAAGACAGCGGCAGCATCGTCACCGGCGGCAAATCCCATGTTTACTTTTGGACCTGGAGCGGGGCGGCGCTCACCAAGAAGCAGGGCGTCTTTGGG AAGTACAAGAAGCCAAAATTCATCCAATGCTTCATCTTTGACGGCGCCGGCGACGTCCTGACGGGCGACTCTGAGGGCAACATCCTCACCTggagccgggcgggcggcccgggcgccAAAG AGACATACCGCATCGGGCAGCAGACGCGGGCGCACGAGGGCAGCGTCTTCGCGCTGCGGCTGCGCGCCGACGGCTCCGTGCTCAGCGGCGGCGGCAAGGACCGGCGCCTGCGGCTCTGGAGCCCGGCGCTGGCGCTGCTGTGCGAGGCCGAG CTCCCGGAGCGCTTCGGCGCCGTGCGCACCATCGCGGAGGGCGACGGCGACGAGCTGCTGGTGGGGACCACACGCAACGCGCTGCTGCGGGGCAGCCTGGCCACCGGCTTCGCCCCCATCGTCCAG GGCCACACGGACGAGCTCTGGGGCTTGGCCACCCACCCGTCGCAGAGCCTCTTCCTCACCTGCGGCCACGACCGGCAGCTCTGCGTCTGGGACAGCCGGGAGCACGTGCTGGCCTGGAGCCTCCCGCTGGAG GACGCCGGCCTCTGCGCCGACTTCCACCCCGGGGGACATGTGGtggccgtggggctgcagaCGGGACG GTGGCTGGTGCTGGACGCGGAGACGCAGCGGGTACTGGCGGCCGGCTCCGACGGCAACGAGCAGCTCTCCGTAGTGCGCTACTCGCCAG ACGGCGAGTTCCTGGCCTTGGGCTCCCACGACAACTTCATCTACATCTACGGCGTGGGCGAGCGCGGGCGCAAGTACAGCCGCTTCGGGCGCTGCGCG GGACACTCTAGTTTCATCACGCACCTGGACTGGTCCAAGGATGGCCACTTCATCATGTCCAACTCGGGCGACTACGAGATCCTCTACT GGGACGTCGCCGGGGGCTGCAAGCTGCTGCGCAACCGCTACGAGAGCCGCGACCGCGAGTGGGCCACCTACACCTGCGTGCTGGGCTTCCACGTCTTCG GCGTCTGGCCCGACGGCTCCGACGGCACCGACATCAACTCACTGTGCCGCTCGCACGACGAGCGCGTGGTGGCCGTGGCTGACGACTTCTGCAAGGTGCACCTCTTCCAGTACCCCTGCGCCCGCCCCAAG GCGCCGAGCCACGTGTACGGCGGCCACGGGAGCCACGTGACCAACGTGCGGTTCAGCCACGACGATGCGCACCTCGTGTCGCTGGGCGGGAAGGACACCAGCGTCTTCCAGTGGCGGGTGCTGGGCGGCCCCCGCCGCTGCTCCCTCtcctcgcccgccgccggcagcaCCGGCAACGGCACCGAGGCGCCGCGCTAG
- the EML3 gene encoding echinoderm microtubule-associated protein-like 3 isoform X2, translated as MQPEPEPERGPRGDGVTAPEPLAALERRLQAQEQELTLVKAALADALRRLGLCERHLPPPLPPAGAPEPRAGPDPDTDPDPDPDPAMGHAPPPPPLGSGPSAGPPISVATQTEPPEVPGGGGSQGGPAEPVPPGSPPCPPPASPEPPAEAGSTGASAAPSPALRGPRKELLRRNSSTDKADRTKARQRLGKKAASAANLLLPTGSSESRLREPGTGPGAAGTRRGAYNLEGTSVRMFLRGRPITMYIPSGVCNYEELRTELPAQRLQLDWVYGYRGRDSRSNLYVLASGELVYFIACAVVLFHVAARRQRHYLRHTDCVRCLSVHPDRVRVATGQAAGVDKDGKPLQPMVHIWDSATLLTLQQIGLGSFERGDQGAFLCVVDDSNEHMMSVWDCARGTKLIEVKSTNESVLTVEFNPQDSGSIVTGGKSHVYFWTWSGAALTKKQGVFGKYKKPKFIQCFIFDGAGDVLTGDSEGNILTWSRAGGPGAKETYRIGQQTRAHEGSVFALRLRADGSVLSGGGKDRRLRLWSPALALLCEAELPERFGAVRTIAEGDGDELLVGTTRNALLRGSLATGFAPIVQGHTDELWGLATHPSQSLFLTCGHDRQLCVWDSREHVLAWSLPLEDAGLCADFHPGGHVVAVGLQTGRWLVLDAETQRVLAAGSDGNEQLSVVRYSPDGEFLALGSHDNFIYIYGVGERGRKYSRFGRCAGHSSFITHLDWSKDGHFIMSNSGDYEILYWDVAGGCKLLRNRYESRDREWATYTCVLGFHVFGVWPDGSDGTDINSLCRSHDERVVAVADDFCKVHLFQYPCARPKAPSHVYGGHGSHVTNVRFSHDDAHLVSLGGKDTSVFQWRVLGGPRRCSLSSPAAGSTGNGTEAPR; from the exons aTGCAGCCGGAGCCCGAGCccgagcgcggcccccgcg GTGACGGCGTCACGGCCCCTGAGCCCCTGGCGGCCCTGGAGCGGCGGCTGCAGGCGCAGGAGCAGGAGCTGACGCTGGTGAAGGCGGCGCTGGCGGACGCCCTGCGGAGACTCGGCCTCTGCGAGCGgcacctgccgccgccgctgccccccg CCGGCGCCCCGGAGCCCCGCGCGGGCCCAGACCCGGACACGGACCCAGACCCAGACCCAGACCCCGCCATGGGGCACGCGCCGCCCCCACCACCCCTCGGCAGTGGGCCCAG CGCGGGGCCCCCCATCAGCGTGGCGACGCAGACGGAGCCGCCGGAGgtgccggggggcggcgggagccaggggggccccgcggagccggTACCGCCTGGgtcccccccctgcccccccccagcctccccAGAGCCCCCGGCCGAGGCAGGAAGCACTGGTGCCTCTGCAGCCCCCAGTCCGGCCCTGCGGGGACCCCGCAAGGAGCT GCTGCGCAGGAACAGCTCCACCGACAAAGCCGACAGGACCAAGGCCCGGCAGCGCCTCGGCAAGAAAGCGGCTTCAGCCGCCAACCTGCTGCTGCCGACGGGCAGCTCCGAGAG CCGCCTGCGGGAGCCCGGCACCggcccgggagccgcggggACCCGCCGTGGTGCCTACAACCTGG AGGGCACCTCCGTGCGCATGTTCCTGCGCGGGCGGCCCATCACCATGTACATCCCCTCCGGCGTCTGCAACTACGAGGAGCTGCGCACCGAGCTGCCTGCCCAGCGCCTGCAGCTCGACTGGGT CTACGGCTACCGGGGCCGCGACAGCCGCTCCAACCTCTACGTGCTGGCGTCGGGCGAGCTGGTCTACTTCATCGCCTGCGCCGTGGTGCTCTTCCACGTGGCGGCCCGGCGCCAGCGCCACTACCTGCGCCACACCGACTGCGTCCGCTG CCTCTCCGTGCATCCTGACAGGGTCCGCGTGGCCACCGGGCAGGCGGCCGGCGTCGACAAGGATGGCAAG CCGCTGCAGCCCATGGTGCACATCTGGGACTCGGCCACGCTGCTGACGCTGCAGCAGATCGGCCTGGGCAGCTTCGAGCGAGGG GACCAGGGCGCCTTCCTCTGCGTGGTCGACGACTCCAACGAGCACATGATGTCGGTGTGGGACTGCGCCCGCGGCACAAAGCTGATCGAGGTCAAG AGCACGAACGAGTCGGTGCTGACGGTGGAGTTCAACCCCCAAGACAGCGGCAGCATCGTCACCGGCGGCAAATCCCATGTTTACTTTTGGACCTGGAGCGGGGCGGCGCTCACCAAGAAGCAGGGCGTCTTTGGG AAGTACAAGAAGCCAAAATTCATCCAATGCTTCATCTTTGACGGCGCCGGCGACGTCCTGACGGGCGACTCTGAGGGCAACATCCTCACCTggagccgggcgggcggcccgggcgccAAAG AGACATACCGCATCGGGCAGCAGACGCGGGCGCACGAGGGCAGCGTCTTCGCGCTGCGGCTGCGCGCCGACGGCTCCGTGCTCAGCGGCGGCGGCAAGGACCGGCGCCTGCGGCTCTGGAGCCCGGCGCTGGCGCTGCTGTGCGAGGCCGAG CTCCCGGAGCGCTTCGGCGCCGTGCGCACCATCGCGGAGGGCGACGGCGACGAGCTGCTGGTGGGGACCACACGCAACGCGCTGCTGCGGGGCAGCCTGGCCACCGGCTTCGCCCCCATCGTCCAG GGCCACACGGACGAGCTCTGGGGCTTGGCCACCCACCCGTCGCAGAGCCTCTTCCTCACCTGCGGCCACGACCGGCAGCTCTGCGTCTGGGACAGCCGGGAGCACGTGCTGGCCTGGAGCCTCCCGCTGGAG GACGCCGGCCTCTGCGCCGACTTCCACCCCGGGGGACATGTGGtggccgtggggctgcagaCGGGACG GTGGCTGGTGCTGGACGCGGAGACGCAGCGGGTACTGGCGGCCGGCTCCGACGGCAACGAGCAGCTCTCCGTAGTGCGCTACTCGCCAG ACGGCGAGTTCCTGGCCTTGGGCTCCCACGACAACTTCATCTACATCTACGGCGTGGGCGAGCGCGGGCGCAAGTACAGCCGCTTCGGGCGCTGCGCG GGACACTCTAGTTTCATCACGCACCTGGACTGGTCCAAGGATGGCCACTTCATCATGTCCAACTCGGGCGACTACGAGATCCTCTACT GGGACGTCGCCGGGGGCTGCAAGCTGCTGCGCAACCGCTACGAGAGCCGCGACCGCGAGTGGGCCACCTACACCTGCGTGCTGGGCTTCCACGTCTTCG GCGTCTGGCCCGACGGCTCCGACGGCACCGACATCAACTCACTGTGCCGCTCGCACGACGAGCGCGTGGTGGCCGTGGCTGACGACTTCTGCAAGGTGCACCTCTTCCAGTACCCCTGCGCCCGCCCCAAG GCGCCGAGCCACGTGTACGGCGGCCACGGGAGCCACGTGACCAACGTGCGGTTCAGCCACGACGATGCGCACCTCGTGTCGCTGGGCGGGAAGGACACCAGCGTCTTCCAGTGGCGGGTGCTGGGCGGCCCCCGCCGCTGCTCCCTCtcctcgcccgccgccggcagcaCCGGCAACGGCACCGAGGCGCCGCGCTAG
- the EML3 gene encoding echinoderm microtubule-associated protein-like 3 isoform X3, giving the protein MQPEPEPERGPRGDGVTAPEPLAALERRLQAQEQELTLVKAALADALRRLGLCERHLPPPLPPAGAPEPRAGPDPDTDPDPDPDPAMGHAPPPPPLGSGPSAGPPISVATQTEPPEVPGGGGSQGGPAEPVPPGSPPCPPPASPEPPAEAGSTGASAAPSPALRGPRKELLRRNSSTDKADRTKARQRLGKKAASAANLLLPTGSSESRLREPGTGPGAAGTRRGAYNLEGTSVRMFLRGRPITMYIPSGVCNYEELRTELPAQRLQLDWVYGYRGRDSRSNLYVLASGELVYFIACAVVLFHVAARRQRHYLRHTDCVRCLSVHPDRVRVATGQAAGVDKDGKPLQPMVHIWDSATLLTLQQIGLGSFERGVGALAFSTADQGAFLCVVDDSNEHMMSVWDCARGTKLIEVKSTNESVLTVEFNPQDSGSIVTGGKSHVYFWTWSGAALTKKQGVFGKYKKPKFIQCFIFDGAGDVLTGDSEGNILTWSRAGGPGAKETYRIGQQTRAHEGSVFALRLRADGSVLSGGGKDRRLRLWSPALALLCEAELPERFGAVRTIAEGDGDELLVGTTRNALLRGSLATGFAPIVQGHTDELWGLATHPSQSLFLTCGHDRQLCVWDSREHVLAWSLPLEDAGLCADFHPGGHVVAVGLQTGRWLVLDAETQRVLAAGSDGNEQLSVVRYSPDGEFLALGSHDNFIYIYGVGERGRKDTLVSSRTWTGPRMATSSCPTRATTRSSTGTSPGAASCCATATRAATASGPPTPACWASTSSASGPTAPTAPTSTHCAARTTSAWWPWLTTSARCTSSSTPAPAPRRRATCTAATGAT; this is encoded by the exons aTGCAGCCGGAGCCCGAGCccgagcgcggcccccgcg GTGACGGCGTCACGGCCCCTGAGCCCCTGGCGGCCCTGGAGCGGCGGCTGCAGGCGCAGGAGCAGGAGCTGACGCTGGTGAAGGCGGCGCTGGCGGACGCCCTGCGGAGACTCGGCCTCTGCGAGCGgcacctgccgccgccgctgccccccg CCGGCGCCCCGGAGCCCCGCGCGGGCCCAGACCCGGACACGGACCCAGACCCAGACCCAGACCCCGCCATGGGGCACGCGCCGCCCCCACCACCCCTCGGCAGTGGGCCCAG CGCGGGGCCCCCCATCAGCGTGGCGACGCAGACGGAGCCGCCGGAGgtgccggggggcggcgggagccaggggggccccgcggagccggTACCGCCTGGgtcccccccctgcccccccccagcctccccAGAGCCCCCGGCCGAGGCAGGAAGCACTGGTGCCTCTGCAGCCCCCAGTCCGGCCCTGCGGGGACCCCGCAAGGAGCT GCTGCGCAGGAACAGCTCCACCGACAAAGCCGACAGGACCAAGGCCCGGCAGCGCCTCGGCAAGAAAGCGGCTTCAGCCGCCAACCTGCTGCTGCCGACGGGCAGCTCCGAGAG CCGCCTGCGGGAGCCCGGCACCggcccgggagccgcggggACCCGCCGTGGTGCCTACAACCTGG AGGGCACCTCCGTGCGCATGTTCCTGCGCGGGCGGCCCATCACCATGTACATCCCCTCCGGCGTCTGCAACTACGAGGAGCTGCGCACCGAGCTGCCTGCCCAGCGCCTGCAGCTCGACTGGGT CTACGGCTACCGGGGCCGCGACAGCCGCTCCAACCTCTACGTGCTGGCGTCGGGCGAGCTGGTCTACTTCATCGCCTGCGCCGTGGTGCTCTTCCACGTGGCGGCCCGGCGCCAGCGCCACTACCTGCGCCACACCGACTGCGTCCGCTG CCTCTCCGTGCATCCTGACAGGGTCCGCGTGGCCACCGGGCAGGCGGCCGGCGTCGACAAGGATGGCAAG CCGCTGCAGCCCATGGTGCACATCTGGGACTCGGCCACGCTGCTGACGCTGCAGCAGATCGGCCTGGGCAGCTTCGAGCGAGGGGTGGGCGCCCTGGCCTTCTCCACCGCC GACCAGGGCGCCTTCCTCTGCGTGGTCGACGACTCCAACGAGCACATGATGTCGGTGTGGGACTGCGCCCGCGGCACAAAGCTGATCGAGGTCAAG AGCACGAACGAGTCGGTGCTGACGGTGGAGTTCAACCCCCAAGACAGCGGCAGCATCGTCACCGGCGGCAAATCCCATGTTTACTTTTGGACCTGGAGCGGGGCGGCGCTCACCAAGAAGCAGGGCGTCTTTGGG AAGTACAAGAAGCCAAAATTCATCCAATGCTTCATCTTTGACGGCGCCGGCGACGTCCTGACGGGCGACTCTGAGGGCAACATCCTCACCTggagccgggcgggcggcccgggcgccAAAG AGACATACCGCATCGGGCAGCAGACGCGGGCGCACGAGGGCAGCGTCTTCGCGCTGCGGCTGCGCGCCGACGGCTCCGTGCTCAGCGGCGGCGGCAAGGACCGGCGCCTGCGGCTCTGGAGCCCGGCGCTGGCGCTGCTGTGCGAGGCCGAG CTCCCGGAGCGCTTCGGCGCCGTGCGCACCATCGCGGAGGGCGACGGCGACGAGCTGCTGGTGGGGACCACACGCAACGCGCTGCTGCGGGGCAGCCTGGCCACCGGCTTCGCCCCCATCGTCCAG GGCCACACGGACGAGCTCTGGGGCTTGGCCACCCACCCGTCGCAGAGCCTCTTCCTCACCTGCGGCCACGACCGGCAGCTCTGCGTCTGGGACAGCCGGGAGCACGTGCTGGCCTGGAGCCTCCCGCTGGAG GACGCCGGCCTCTGCGCCGACTTCCACCCCGGGGGACATGTGGtggccgtggggctgcagaCGGGACG GTGGCTGGTGCTGGACGCGGAGACGCAGCGGGTACTGGCGGCCGGCTCCGACGGCAACGAGCAGCTCTCCGTAGTGCGCTACTCGCCAG ACGGCGAGTTCCTGGCCTTGGGCTCCCACGACAACTTCATCTACATCTACGGCGTGGGCGAGCGCGGGCGCAA GGACACTCTAGTTTCATCACGCACCTGGACTGGTCCAAGGATGGCCACTTCATCATGTCCAACTCGGGCGACTACGAGATCCTCTACT GGGACGTCGCCGGGGGCTGCAAGCTGCTGCGCAACCGCTACGAGAGCCGCGACCGCGAGTGGGCCACCTACACCTGCGTGCTGGGCTTCCACGTCTTCG GCGTCTGGCCCGACGGCTCCGACGGCACCGACATCAACTCACTGTGCCGCTCGCACGACGAGCGCGTGGTGGCCGTGGCTGACGACTTCTGCAAGGTGCACCTCTTCCAGTACCCCTGCGCCCGCCCCAAG GCGCCGAGCCACGTGTACGGCGGCCACGGGAGCCACGTGA
- the MTA2 gene encoding metastasis-associated protein MTA2, with the protein MAANMYRVGDYVYFENSSSNPYLVRRIEELNKTANGNVEAKVVCLFRRRDISSSLNSLADSNAREFEEESKQPAMTEQQRHQLKHRELFLSRQFESLPATHIRGKCSVTLLNETDILGQYLEKEDCFFYSLVFDPVQKTLLADQGEIRVGCKYQAEIPDRLAEGESDNRNQQKMEMKVWDPDNPLTDRQIDQFLVVARAVGTFARALDCSSSIRQPSLHMSAAAASRDITLFHAMDTLQRNGYDLAKAMSTLVPQGGPVLCRDEMEEWSASEAMLFEEALEKYGKDFNDIRQDFLPWKSLASIVQFYYMWKTTDRYIQQKRLKAAEADSKLKQVYIPTYTKPNPNQIISVGSKPGMNGAGFQKGLTCESCHTTQSAQWYAWGPPNMQCRLCASCWIYWKKYGGLKTPTQLEGAARGPTEPHSRGHLSRPEAQSLSPYASSASRAKLLAKNRQTFLLQTTKLTRLARRVCRDILQPRRAARRPYAPINANAIKAECSIRLPKAAKAPLKIHPLARLPLAAIVKELAAQAPLKPKTPRGTKTPINRNQLSQSRGLAGLGGKRGYESAGEGHRAARVAGAGLPFSANGRPAAAGLRPGSQPAAKRQKLNPADAPNPVVFVATKDTRALRKALTHLEMRRAARRPNLPLKAKPGLPLRPGGALVPPAPPHPASTSEPIVLED; encoded by the exons ATGGCGGCCAACATGTACCGTGTCGGCG acTACGTCTATTTTGAGAACTCCTCCAGCAACCCATACCTCGTGCGCCGCATCGAGGAGCTCAACAAG ACAGCTAATGGCAACGTGGAGGCCAAGGTGGTCTGCCTCTTCCGCCGGCGAGACATTTCCAGTAGTCTCAACAGCTTGGCAGACAGCAATGCCC GCGAGTTCGAGGAGGAGTCCAAGCAGCCAGCCATGACGGAGCAGCAGCGGCACCAGCTCAAGCACCGCGAGCTCTTCCTCTCCCGGCAGTTTGAGTCGCTGCCGGCCACTCACATACG GGGGAAGTGCAGCGTGACGCTCCTCAACGAGACCGACATCCTAGGGCAGTACTTGGAGAAGGAG GACTGCTTCTTCTACTCTCTGGTGTTCGACCCCGTGCAGAAAACTCTTCTGGCCGACCAGGGTGAGATCCGGGTCGGTTGCAAGTACCAGGCAGAGATCCCGGACCGGCTGGCGGAGG GCGAGTCTGACAATAGGAACCAGCAGAAGATGGAGATGAAAGTGTGGGACCCCGACAACCCCCTGACGGACCGGCAGATCGACCAGTTCCTGGTGGTGGCACG GGCTGTGGGCACCTTCGCACGCGCCCTCGACTGCAGCAGCTCCATCCGGCAGCCCAGCCTGCACATGAGCGCAGCCGCCGCCTCGCGCGACATCACGCTG TTCCACGCCATGGACACACTGCAGCGCAACGGCTACGACCTGGCCAAGGCCATGTCCACGCTGGTGCCGCAGGGGGGGCCGGTGCTGTGCCGCGACGAGATGGAGGAGTGGTCGGCCTCCGAGGCCATGCTCTTCGAGGAGGCGCTGGAGAAGTACGGCAAGGACTTCAACGACATCCGGCAGGACTTT CTGCCCTGGAAGTCGCTGGCCAGCATTGTGCAGTTCTACTACATGTGGAAAACTACCGACCGCTACATCCAGCAG AAACGGCTGAAGGCGGCGGAGGCTGACAGCAAGCTGAAGCAAGTCTACATCCCCACCTA CACCAAGCCCAACCCCAACCAGATCATCTCTGTGGGCTCCAAGCCCGGCATGAATGGCGCCGGCTTCCAGAAGGGCCTCACCTGCGAGAGCTGCCACA CCACACAGTCGGCACAGTGGTACGCCTGGGGCCCCCCCAACATGCAGTGCCGCCTCTGCGCCTCGTGCTGGATCTACTGGAAGAAGTACGGGGGGCTGAAGACACCGACGCAGCTGGAGGGTGCTGCGCGTGGCCCCACG GAGCCGCACTCGCGGGGGCACCTCTCGCGGCCCGAGGCGCAGAGCCTCTCGCCCTATGCCAGCAGCGCCAGCCGCGCCAAGCTGCTGGCCAAGAACCGCCAGACCTTCCTGCTGCAGACCACCAAGCTGACGCGCCTGGCGCGCCGCGTCTGCCGCGACATCCTgcagccccggcgcgccgcccgccgcccctaCGCCCCCATCAACGCCAACGCCATCAAGGCCGAGT GCTCCATCCGGCTGCCCAAGGCCGCCAAGGCGCCGCTCAAGATCCACCCGCTGGCGCGGCTGCCCCTCGCCGCCATCGTCAAGGAGCTGG cgGCGCAGGCCCCCCTGAAGCCGAAGACGCCGCGAGGCACCAAGACGCCAATTAACCGCAACCAGCTGAGCCAGAGCCGGGGCCTGGCTGGTCTCGGGGGCAAGCGGGGCTACGAGAGCGCTGGCGAGGGCCACCGGGCTGCCCGG GTGGCAGGGGCGGGGCTGCCCTTCTCGGCCAATGGGCGCccagcggccgcggggctgcgcccggGCTCCCAGCCGGCCGCCAAGCGCCAGAAGCTGAACCCCGCCGACGCCCCCAACCCCGTCGTCTTCGTGGCCACCAAGGACACCAG GGCGCTGCGCAAGGCCCTGACGCACCTGGAGatgcgccgcgccgcccggcgccccaACCTGCCGCTCAAGGCGAAGCCGGGGCTGCCGCTGCGGCCCGGGGGGGCCCTGGTGCCCCCTGCGCCCCCCCACCCTGCCAGCACCTCCGAGCCCATCGTCCTGGAGGACTGA